In one Vanessa tameamea isolate UH-Manoa-2023 chromosome 12, ilVanTame1 primary haplotype, whole genome shotgun sequence genomic region, the following are encoded:
- the LOC135193547 gene encoding uncharacterized protein LOC135193547, translating into MKFATILLLSLTGAILVQSTHLILGDASKKQLIYHTSSQYRSIPFMKKVKNVFYSSPDQRSINLILAYDNLHTSATATITAGGLGHTYVNIRLKSERGFALDYDIVIYS; encoded by the exons ATGAAGTTTGCTACCATTTTATTACTGTCACTAACCGGTGCGATTCTAGTTCAAAGCACGCATTTAATTTTAGGAGATGCGAGCAAGAAGCAGCTGATTTATCACACGTCATCGCAATATCGTTCAATACCTTTTATGAAGAaggtgaaaaatgtattttattccaGTCCCGATCAGAGATCTATAAATTTAA TATTGGCGTACGATAATCTTCACACGTCTGCCACAGCAACTATCACAGCAGGAGGCTTGGGTCACACCTACGTTAATATTCGATTAAAGAGCGAACGTGGATTTGCATTGGATTACGATATTgtcatttattcataa